From Styela clava chromosome 6, kaStyClav1.hap1.2, whole genome shotgun sequence, one genomic window encodes:
- the LOC120331268 gene encoding uncharacterized protein LOC120331268 yields MGEFQHGLCGCFDNCGVCIITYFIPCYTMGKTAEAVGEDCCICALAYMFTGCIAGGIVRGKVRAMRGIEGSGIGDFCVHCWCPLCAVIQDHLEVVPSGMGEDMSRA; encoded by the coding sequence ATGGGAGAATTTCAGCATGGATTATGCGGATGTTTCGACAACTGCGGAGTTTGCATTATCACCTATTTCATACCTTGTTATACAATGGGTAAAACAGCAGAAGCCGTAGGAGAAGATTGCTGCATATGCGCTCTTGCGTACATGTTTACTGGATGTATTGCTGGTGGAATCGTAAGAGGAAAAGTACGAGCAATGAGGGGTATAGAAGGAAGTGGAATCGGGGACTTTTGCGTTCACTGTTGGTGTCCGCTATGCGCCGTTATTCAAGACCATTTGGAGGTGGTTCCCTCTGGAATGGGAGAAGATATGTCACGTGCATAG
- the LOC120331192 gene encoding uncharacterized protein LOC120331192, translating to MCRLSVEMISDFMKVVGVYFVFIGVLGEGCYGHSKMSGCQEIESKLKFVKLLGNCTLMTKKHTVQYPAACVVKLNVSTSSRTISGVNVIMDAKDLESSGTNPIAEVGLISSSYNYISSEVVTDNFNTRESYPLTNLDSIFVYVHHNNRSSNKFDATFKYDISTDNTVLRYKNWITNNITQNCVIFDKNGKWNSQTCITEASSINQTVKCSCAAEDASVFGIVQTVEIMNDTLTIHVVLIIGLTMVTVSGCLLFTAIILLFFFRNQLKTHRVIIQLGIAGSLLGRGMLPLLEEISKNTNPFIPELCEVVAVLRIYFDLTAACWTLNEGVILFIKVGLAGFVDYNVVVSTKRMIGLAIFTWMAPALLVGIWSSSEILSGTFMGIDILYEDLKNKNTHLSKMNSTEFHSLHNHRKYRNCWPSQHSETYLITSVPLIITVVANLIIGGYIIWIMWRVAVTDAKSQPTKGDGSRRSSATLSAKAVVLVTWSLGAPYLVTLLLAKHSEFEPVGIMARAILLITQGPLIFFFYCVKNTELRKAINVWKNRNKLKRDLNAGS from the exons ATGTGTAGGTTGTCCGTTGAGATGATATCCGATTTTATGAAAGTTGTTGGTGTTTATTTCGTGTTCATCGGTGTCCTAGGAGAGGGATGTTATG GTCACAGCAAAATGTCCGGTTGTCAAGAAATTGAATCGAAACTGAAATTTGTGAAACTGCTTGGAAATTGTACTTTGATGACAAAAAAGCACACAGTGCAATATCCTGCAGCTTGTGTGGTGAAACTGAACGTTAGTACGTCGTCTAGAACCATTTCTGGTGTCAATGTTATCATGGATGCAAAAGATCTTGAAAGTTCTGGGACCAATCCGATCGCTGAAGTTGGACTAATTTCGTCCTCGTATAATTATATTTCCTCTGAAGTAGTAACTGACAATTTCAACACAAGAGAAAGTTACCCACTAACTAATTTGGACAGTATTTTTGTATATGTTCATCATAATAATAGAAGCTCTAACAAATTTGATGCAACATTCAAATATGATATATCTACTGACAATACTGTATTACGGTACAAGAATTGGATAACAAacaatattacacaaaattgtgtgatatttgataaaaatggaaaatggAACTCGCAAACTTGCATCACTGAAGCTTCAAGTATAAACCAAACGGTTAAATGTTCATGTGCTGCAGAGGATGCATCTGTTTTCGGTATTGTGCAAACAGTAGAAATAATGAATGACACTCTGACCATTCATGTTGTCTTGATTATTGGTTTAACTATGGTGACTGTGAGCGGCTGTTTGCTATTCACTGCTATAATACTACTATTTTTCTTTCGGAATCAACTGAAAACACATCGTGTAATAATTCAGCTTGGAATTGCCGGATCGTTACTCGGAAGAGGGATGCTACCTTTACTAgaggaaatttcaaaaaatacaaatCCATTCATACCAGAGCTGTGTGAGGTAGTGGCAGTTTTgagaatatattttgatttaacTGCTGCATGCTGGACACTAAACGAAGGAGTAATTTTATTCATCAAAGTTGGTCTTGCCGGATTCGTGGATTACAATGTTGTAGTGTCAACAAAGCGAATGATTGGGCTAGCCATCTTTACTTGGATGGCGCCAGCACTTTTGGTTGGCATATGGTCTTCGTCTGAAATATTATCTGGAACGTTTATGGGCATTGACATTTTATATGAAGATCTCAAAAACAAAAACAcacatttatcaaaaatgaaCAGTACCGAGTTTCACTCATTGCATAATCATCGAAAGTATCGTAATTGTTGGCCATCTCAGCATAGTGAAACGTATCTGATAACTTCTGTGCCATTGATTATTACTGTAGTTGCAAACCTTATTATTGGAGGATATATAATTTGGATAATGTGGAGAGTTGCAGTAACTGATGCCAAATCACAGCCAACGAAAGGCGATGGAAGTCGCAGAAGCTCGGCAACACTATCGGCGAAAGCTGTCGTTTTGGTTACATGGTCGCTTGGGGCGCCATATCTCGTAACTTTATTACTGGCAAAGCACAGTGAATTTGAACCTGTTGGCATAATGGCTCGAGCGATTTTGTTGATTACGCAAGGTCCTCttattttcttcttttattgCGTAAAAAATACTGAATTGAGAAAAGCCATTAACGTCTGGAAAAATCGTAATAAATTGAAGAGAGACTTAAACGCAGGATcgtga
- the LOC120331267 gene encoding uncharacterized protein LOC120331267, giving the protein MGEFQHGLCGCFDNITLCLISYIAPCYTVGKTAEAVGDDCLLCGAGYMFGGCIIGGLLRGKVREQKGIDGSPVMDFLIHCFCPLCAIIQDNQEVVTAGMGASMARV; this is encoded by the coding sequence ATGGGTGAATTTCAACATGGATTATGTGGATGTTTTGACAACATCACTCTCTGTCTAATCAGCTACATCGCTCCATGCTACACTGTTGGAAAAACTGCTGAAGCAGTAGGTGATGACTGCTTATTGTGCGGAGCGGGATACATGTTTGGTGGTTGCATTATCGGTGGATTGCTTCGTGGAAAAGTACGAGAACAAAAAGGAATTGATGGAAGTCCGGTCATGGATTTCTTGATACATTGTTTCTGTCCGCTATGTGCCATTATACAGGACAATCAGGAAGTGGTCACGGCAGGAATGGGAGCATCTATGGCGCGAGTGTGA